The Kozakia baliensis genome includes a region encoding these proteins:
- a CDS encoding RsmB/NOP family class I SAM-dependent RNA methyltransferase, translated as MSKPTRTDPADPTRDLAFDILCGVVEHRRMLETTLERSSVRDPRDRASAHRLAATTLRHMGSMTELLQPLLRREPPAPVRCALLMGVAQLRHLGTPPHAAVGTIVSLLRRRGLAPFAGLANAVLRRVAREGDTLAEGLDPERLDVPPWLWTSWRGRARSIAEGLYREAPLDLTMKPDVAAPEGGEILPNGSVRFTAGTRVVELPGFEEGHFWVQDAAASMPARLLAPQAGQRIVDLCAAPGGKTAQLAAAGADVISVERDAGRAERLHENLRRLKLDATCVTADAEKWRPDSPVDAVLLDAPCSATGTFRRHPDVLWVKRPRDVTSLAEGQDKLIDAAHDMLRPDGVLLYAVCSLQDEEGPQRVEAALTRGWELLPFSPEELSAMPKARTKEGYFRTHPGMWQEFGGMDGFFAARLRKV; from the coding sequence ATGTCCAAGCCAACCCGAACCGACCCCGCCGATCCGACTCGCGATCTGGCCTTCGATATTCTCTGTGGCGTCGTCGAACATCGCCGCATGTTGGAAACCACGCTGGAGCGTAGCAGCGTGCGCGATCCGCGCGACCGTGCGAGCGCGCACCGCCTGGCCGCGACGACGCTGCGTCACATGGGCAGCATGACGGAGCTGTTGCAGCCGTTGTTGCGGCGCGAGCCGCCTGCGCCGGTGCGTTGCGCCTTGCTGATGGGTGTTGCGCAGTTGCGCCATCTCGGCACGCCGCCCCACGCCGCGGTCGGAACCATCGTCTCGCTTCTGCGCCGGCGCGGGTTGGCGCCGTTCGCCGGGTTGGCCAACGCGGTTCTGCGCCGCGTCGCACGGGAAGGGGACACCCTGGCGGAGGGGCTGGATCCGGAGCGGCTGGATGTGCCGCCCTGGCTCTGGACGTCCTGGCGTGGGCGCGCGCGCTCCATCGCGGAGGGCCTGTACCGCGAAGCGCCACTGGATCTGACGATGAAGCCCGATGTCGCCGCGCCGGAAGGGGGCGAGATTTTGCCGAACGGCAGCGTGCGTTTCACCGCCGGCACACGTGTGGTCGAATTGCCGGGCTTCGAGGAAGGGCATTTCTGGGTGCAGGACGCGGCGGCTTCCATGCCGGCGCGTTTGCTTGCACCGCAAGCCGGGCAGCGCATTGTCGATCTATGCGCCGCACCCGGCGGTAAGACGGCTCAACTCGCTGCGGCGGGCGCGGATGTTATTTCGGTGGAGCGCGATGCCGGGCGCGCGGAGCGGCTGCATGAAAATCTTCGTCGCCTGAAGCTGGACGCCACATGCGTGACGGCGGATGCGGAAAAATGGCGGCCCGATAGCCCGGTCGATGCCGTGCTGCTCGATGCGCCCTGTTCGGCCACGGGCACGTTTCGTCGCCACCCCGACGTGCTTTGGGTCAAACGTCCGCGCGATGTGACCAGCCTTGCGGAAGGGCAGGATAAGCTGATCGACGCCGCGCACGATATGCTGCGCCCGGATGGCGTCCTGCTTTACGCGGTTTGTTCCTTACAGGATGAGGAAGGCCCGCAGCGCGTCGAGGCGGCTTTGACGCGAGGCTGGGAATTACTGCCTTTTTCGCCGGAAGAACTTTCCGCCATGCCGAAGGCGCGGACCAAGGAGGGGTATTTCCGCACGCATCCCGGCATGTGGCAGGAGTTCGGCGGCATGGATGGATTTTTCGCAGCGCGATTGCGAAAGGTTTAG
- the rpe gene encoding ribulose-phosphate 3-epimerase encodes MPALKTPLIAPSILSADFARMGEEVEAVVRDGADWLHLDVMDGHFVPNMTFGPGMIAALRKHTDKPFDVHLMIEPADAFIDAFAKAGADHIHVHIEENPHVHRTLQHIRSLGKKAGIAICPGTPPEALSYILDLVDIILVMTVNPGFGGQKFLESQVPKIRTLRQMADATGRDIRIGVDGGIDVHTARQATEAGADMMVAGTSIYGQPDYAKAISALRDAGRTG; translated from the coding sequence ATGCCTGCACTTAAAACGCCCCTGATCGCCCCGAGTATTCTTTCCGCCGATTTCGCCCGCATGGGTGAGGAAGTGGAAGCCGTCGTCAGAGACGGTGCGGATTGGCTGCATCTCGATGTCATGGACGGGCATTTCGTCCCGAACATGACTTTCGGCCCAGGTATGATCGCGGCTTTGAGGAAACATACGGACAAGCCGTTCGACGTGCATTTGATGATCGAACCGGCGGACGCTTTCATCGACGCTTTTGCCAAAGCGGGGGCGGATCACATCCATGTGCATATCGAAGAAAATCCGCATGTGCACCGCACATTGCAGCACATCCGCTCCCTGGGGAAAAAAGCTGGGATCGCCATTTGCCCCGGCACGCCGCCGGAAGCGCTGAGCTATATTCTCGACCTCGTGGACATCATCTTGGTCATGACTGTCAATCCGGGCTTTGGCGGGCAAAAATTCCTTGAAAGCCAAGTGCCGAAAATCCGTACGCTACGTCAGATGGCGGATGCGACCGGGCGCGATATCCGTATCGGCGTCGATGGCGGCATCGATGTGCATACCGCGCGCCAAGCCACCGAGGCTGGCGCGGATATGATGGTGGCAGGGACTTCCATCTACGGCCAACCCGACTATGCTAAGGCAATCTCAGCCCTGCGTGACGCCGGTCGCACAGGCTGA
- a CDS encoding YggS family pyridoxal phosphate-dependent enzyme, translating into MPINDISARLADIHARMAAASRTAGRDPASTNLVAVSKFHPASSIEAALEAGQRLFGENRVQEAREKFPALRESWPDLRLHIIGGLQTNKALDACRLADAIESLDRPALSDAIARSGDKIGRLPRLFVQVNTGDEPQKFGIPREEAHDFILQSRARFGEQIVGLMCIPPDGQDAAPHFDFLAALAREHNLPEISMGMSGDFEMAIVHGATLIRVGTAIFGQRPLQS; encoded by the coding sequence ATGCCCATAAACGACATTTCCGCACGGCTCGCGGACATTCATGCCCGTATGGCAGCCGCCAGCCGCACCGCTGGGCGCGATCCGGCGAGCACCAATCTCGTCGCCGTCAGCAAGTTCCATCCGGCAAGTTCTATCGAGGCCGCCCTGGAAGCCGGGCAACGGTTGTTCGGCGAAAATCGCGTTCAGGAAGCGCGAGAAAAATTCCCAGCCCTGCGCGAAAGCTGGCCGGACCTGCGCCTCCATATTATCGGCGGATTACAAACAAATAAGGCGTTGGACGCCTGTCGTTTGGCGGACGCCATCGAAAGCCTCGACCGCCCGGCGCTGAGCGACGCCATCGCCCGCTCTGGTGACAAGATTGGGCGGTTGCCGCGCCTGTTCGTGCAGGTCAATACCGGGGACGAGCCACAGAAATTCGGCATACCGCGCGAAGAGGCGCATGATTTCATCCTTCAGTCCCGCGCGCGCTTTGGCGAACAAATCGTAGGCCTCATGTGCATTCCTCCCGATGGGCAGGACGCCGCGCCCCATTTCGATTTCCTGGCCGCTTTGGCGCGGGAGCATAATCTCCCCGAAATATCCATGGGCATGTCTGGCGATTTCGAGATGGCTATCGTACATGGCGCGACTTTAATTCGCGTGGGAACTGCGATTTTCGGTCAAAGGCCGCTACAATCATAA